Proteins from one Clostridium cellulovorans 743B genomic window:
- a CDS encoding ribonuclease J has translation MRKEKSSEKSKIKIIPLGGISEIGKNMTLIEYKDELIIVDCGLKFPEDEMFGIDLVIPDITYLLKNKDRIKGIFLTHGHEDHIGALPYILKQINIPVYGTKLTLGIVETKLKEHNLLSTVELIKVASKDIVKLDKISVEFIGVSHSIADACSIAIHTPLGVILHTGDFKIDFTPTRKVFPDLARFAELGRKGVLCMLADSTNVERPGYTKSESVVGETFMNIFSKAKGRIIVATFASNVHRIQQIINSAERYGKKVAVSGRSLENVTGVALELGYLTAEEDTLVSVDAINRYNDDKVVIVTTGSQGEPMSALSRMAYNEHRKLNIKSGDTVILSASPIPGNERLVSRVINQLFRKGADVIYSGIAEVHVSGHACQEELKLMHTLVKPKHFVPAHGEYRHLKKHCELAVELGLDPNRTLIPELGDIIEVSRDGIKRNGTVVCGQVFVDGLGVGDVGNIVLRDRKHLSQDGILTVVVTIEKSSGSVIAGPDIISRGFVYVRESEDLMDRARAIVKEVLQKCEEDNITEWSTIKGNIKEALRVYLYEKTKRKPMILPIIMEI, from the coding sequence ATGCGTAAAGAAAAATCAAGTGAAAAAAGTAAAATTAAAATAATACCTTTAGGTGGAATTAGTGAAATCGGCAAAAATATGACCTTGATAGAGTATAAGGATGAACTTATTATAGTAGATTGTGGGTTAAAGTTCCCAGAAGATGAGATGTTTGGTATTGACTTAGTTATACCAGATATAACTTATTTGCTTAAGAATAAGGATAGAATAAAAGGAATATTTTTAACACATGGACATGAGGATCATATAGGTGCACTTCCATATATTTTGAAACAAATTAATATACCAGTATATGGGACAAAACTCACCTTAGGTATAGTAGAAACAAAATTGAAAGAACATAATTTATTAAGTACTGTAGAACTTATTAAAGTTGCCTCAAAGGACATAGTTAAGTTAGATAAGATATCTGTAGAATTTATTGGAGTAAGTCATAGCATAGCAGATGCTTGCTCTATTGCGATTCATACGCCACTTGGAGTAATACTTCATACCGGAGACTTTAAGATTGATTTTACACCTACAAGAAAGGTATTTCCGGATTTAGCGAGGTTTGCAGAATTAGGAAGAAAAGGTGTTCTGTGTATGCTAGCAGATAGTACAAATGTTGAGAGACCGGGATATACTAAATCTGAAAGTGTTGTTGGTGAAACCTTTATGAATATTTTTTCAAAGGCAAAGGGAAGAATAATAGTTGCTACTTTTGCTTCAAATGTTCATAGGATTCAACAAATTATTAATTCGGCAGAAAGGTATGGAAAGAAAGTAGCTGTTTCAGGTAGAAGTCTTGAAAATGTTACAGGTGTAGCTTTAGAACTTGGGTATTTGACTGCAGAAGAAGACACTTTGGTAAGTGTAGATGCCATAAATAGATACAATGATGATAAGGTAGTTATTGTAACTACTGGTAGTCAAGGTGAACCAATGTCTGCCTTATCTAGAATGGCATATAATGAACATAGAAAGCTTAATATAAAGTCTGGAGATACTGTTATTTTATCTGCATCACCGATACCCGGAAATGAAAGACTTGTTTCAAGAGTAATAAACCAATTATTTAGAAAAGGTGCTGATGTTATTTACTCTGGTATTGCTGAGGTTCACGTTTCAGGGCATGCTTGCCAAGAAGAGTTGAAATTGATGCATACATTGGTTAAGCCTAAACATTTTGTACCTGCTCATGGAGAATATAGACATCTTAAGAAACATTGTGAACTTGCTGTGGAACTTGGTTTGGATCCAAATAGAACATTGATCCCAGAACTTGGTGATATAATAGAAGTTTCTAGAGATGGAATAAAACGTAATGGGACAGTGGTATGTGGTCAAGTGTTTGTAGATGGTCTTGGAGTTGGAGATGTAGGAAATATTGTTTTAAGAGATAGAAAACATCTTTCACAAGACGGTATACTAACAGTAGTAGTGACTATAGAAAAAAGTAGTGGTAGTGTTATAGCAGGACCAGATATAATATCTAGAGGTTTTGTATACGTAAGAGAATCAGAAGATTTAATGGATCGAGCAAGGGCTATTGTCAAGGAAGTTCTTCAAAAATGTGAAGAAGACAATATAACAGAATGGTCAACTATAAAAGGAAACATAAAAGAAGCTTTAAGAGTTTACTTATATGAAAAAACTAAGAGAAAACCGATGATTTTACCAATTATTATGGAAATATAG
- a CDS encoding DUF1292 domain-containing protein, with translation MEEKTGTIVLSDENGIETEFEIITRLVIEDTNKEYVVVIPVDEDEDVDPIALRIEETEEGDFLFLPIEDDEEFEMVSEAFDLANIDEE, from the coding sequence ATGGAAGAAAAGACAGGAACTATAGTTTTAAGTGACGAAAATGGTATAGAAACTGAATTTGAAATTATAACTAGATTAGTTATAGAAGATACTAATAAAGAATATGTTGTGGTAATTCCAGTAGATGAAGATGAGGATGTAGACCCTATTGCTTTAAGAATAGAAGAAACTGAAGAAGGTGACTTTTTATTTTTACCAATAGAAGATGATGAAGAATTTGAAATGGTTTCTGAAGCTTTTGATCTAGCTAATATTGATGAAGAGTAA
- the mltG gene encoding endolytic transglycosylase MltG → MGRKLKLIFFILIVLVGLVTVSGVVYYERVSEKPFNVSEEKKITVEENSNFNSIIDELTSANLIKNKYILKIYLKLNDINSKVVPGTYEIGENLSFKDFMTKINNGDIDEELIKVTIPEGYTVDDISSLLEKSEIINANDFKAAVKAYNVPSYIKISKDKRYNLEGYLFPNTYQFKKGESGENIIKELLKTFEDTLSTIKSQAGGKITDENLDSVMTMASMIEKESRLDEERAVVASVINNRLNKDMMLQIDATVLYALGIHKDVVTFEDLKVGSPFNTYFIKGLPVGPICSPGEKSIMAALNPSQTDYLYYVLSVDKTSHYFTNNYDDFENKLKELGY, encoded by the coding sequence ATGGGGAGAAAGTTAAAACTAATATTTTTTATATTAATAGTTTTAGTGGGATTAGTGACAGTGTCAGGTGTTGTTTACTATGAAAGAGTCAGCGAAAAACCTTTTAATGTATCTGAAGAAAAAAAGATAACTGTAGAAGAAAATTCAAATTTCAATAGCATCATAGATGAACTTACTTCAGCAAATCTTATAAAGAACAAATATATATTAAAAATATATCTAAAATTGAATGATATAAATAGCAAGGTAGTTCCGGGAACTTATGAAATAGGTGAGAATCTCTCCTTTAAGGATTTTATGACGAAAATAAATAACGGAGATATTGACGAGGAATTAATCAAAGTAACAATTCCTGAAGGTTATACTGTTGATGATATAAGCAGTTTATTAGAGAAGAGTGAAATAATTAATGCTAATGATTTTAAGGCTGCTGTTAAAGCGTATAATGTTCCAAGTTATATCAAAATATCAAAAGATAAACGATATAATCTTGAAGGTTATTTATTTCCTAACACATATCAATTTAAAAAAGGAGAAAGTGGAGAGAATATAATAAAGGAACTTCTTAAAACTTTTGAAGATACACTGAGTACTATAAAATCTCAAGCTGGTGGAAAAATAACAGATGAAAATTTAGATTCTGTAATGACTATGGCTTCAATGATAGAAAAAGAATCTAGACTAGATGAAGAAAGAGCAGTTGTTGCATCTGTTATTAATAATAGACTAAATAAGGATATGATGCTTCAAATAGACGCAACAGTACTTTATGCACTAGGGATTCATAAGGATGTTGTGACTTTTGAAGACCTAAAGGTAGGATCACCCTTTAATACGTATTTTATTAAGGGGTTACCAGTAGGTCCTATCTGTAGTCCGGGAGAAAAATCAATAATGGCAGCACTTAATCCATCACAAACTGATTATTTATATTATGTGCTTTCAGTAGATAAAACATCACATTATTTCACAAATAATTACGATGATTTTGAGAATAAATTAAAAGAATTAGGTTATTAA
- the udk gene encoding uridine kinase, translating to MKRPVLIGITGGTGSGKSTISREICSKFHENNITMIEQDSYYKDQSSLSFEERIKTNYDHPDAFDTELFVEHLKDLIQGKSIEKPQYDFEKHNRKLETVLVEPKQIIIVEGILVLQEKAVRDLLDIKIFVDTDSDVRIIRRLVRDINERGRTLDSVINQYLNYVRPMHLQFTEPSKRYADIIIPEGGQNLVAIELLVANIERIINSI from the coding sequence ATGAAGAGACCAGTTTTAATTGGAATTACTGGTGGTACTGGTTCGGGGAAGAGTACTATTTCAAGAGAAATATGTAGTAAATTTCATGAAAATAATATAACTATGATTGAACAAGATTCTTATTATAAAGATCAAAGTTCTTTATCTTTTGAAGAAAGGATAAAGACTAATTACGATCATCCAGATGCTTTTGATACAGAATTATTCGTAGAGCATTTAAAGGATCTTATTCAAGGAAAAAGTATAGAAAAACCTCAATACGATTTTGAAAAACATAATAGAAAGCTAGAGACTGTCTTAGTTGAGCCAAAACAAATTATTATTGTTGAAGGGATTTTAGTGCTTCAAGAGAAAGCTGTTAGAGATCTTTTAGATATAAAAATATTTGTAGATACGGATTCAGATGTTAGAATAATAAGAAGACTAGTGAGAGACATAAATGAAAGAGGAAGAACATTAGATTCTGTCATAAATCAATATCTTAATTATGTAAGACCAATGCATCTGCAGTTTACAGAACCTTCCAAAAGATATGCAGACATAATAATTCCTGAAGGTGGTCAAAATCTTGTTGCCATAGAGTTATTAGTTGCAAATATAGAGCGTATAATTAATAGTATATAA
- a CDS encoding O-methyltransferase — protein MNGITFDYMEEYLRNLIPENQGLLGELEEYAKENRVPIAQKETINFLRTMIAIKKPKRVLELGTAIGYSAITIAQTFPCEVTTVERNPEMVELAKKYIEEAKLQDKIKVEVGDCMDILEKLQEPFDLIFMDAGKGHYNHFLPHCLRLLNRDGIIIADNVLFRGMVANDQLVSKRKITIVKRMRKYLDIVSKDPNLYTSVIPMGDGIAVTTRRE, from the coding sequence ATGAACGGTATAACTTTTGACTATATGGAAGAGTATTTAAGAAATTTAATTCCTGAGAATCAGGGACTTTTAGGGGAATTAGAAGAGTATGCAAAAGAGAATAGAGTTCCTATAGCTCAAAAGGAAACAATTAACTTCTTAAGAACAATGATAGCTATTAAAAAACCCAAAAGAGTCTTAGAGTTAGGTACTGCCATTGGATACTCCGCTATTACCATTGCGCAGACCTTCCCTTGTGAAGTTACAACTGTTGAAAGAAATCCTGAGATGGTAGAACTTGCAAAAAAATATATAGAAGAAGCAAAACTTCAAGATAAGATAAAGGTTGAAGTTGGGGATTGTATGGATATTTTAGAAAAACTTCAAGAGCCTTTTGATCTGATATTTATGGATGCTGGAAAGGGTCATTACAATCACTTTCTTCCTCATTGTTTAAGACTATTAAATAGAGACGGTATTATAATTGCAGATAATGTTCTATTTAGAGGTATGGTAGCCAATGATCAACTTGTTAGTAAAAGAAAAATTACTATAGTGAAAAGAATGAGAAAGTATCTTGATATTGTTTCAAAGGATCCAAACCTTTATACATCTGTAATACCTATGGGAGATGGTATTGCAGTAACTACAAGGAGGGAATGA
- a CDS encoding Fur family transcriptional regulator — MSMLKRRQEMENILQYLKEKGYKLTHQRKVVLEVIIDNVGNHLTVEELYELVKKQYPDIGLATVYRTIQLLEEMGLVLRLELDHHGIARYELVNEAENHQHHHLICNRCKKVTEVEEDHLEILENEIEKKYNFKIENHSLKFYGLCEECKRNS; from the coding sequence ATGAGTATGTTAAAAAGAAGGCAGGAAATGGAGAATATCCTCCAATACTTAAAAGAAAAAGGGTATAAGTTAACTCATCAAAGAAAAGTGGTACTTGAAGTTATAATTGATAACGTTGGCAATCACTTAACTGTTGAGGAATTATACGAACTTGTTAAAAAACAGTATCCAGATATAGGACTTGCAACAGTTTATAGAACTATTCAGTTGTTGGAAGAAATGGGATTAGTGTTAAGATTAGAACTTGACCATCATGGTATAGCAAGGTATGAACTTGTAAATGAAGCTGAGAATCATCAGCATCATCATTTAATATGCAATAGGTGCAAAAAAGTTACTGAAGTAGAAGAAGATCACCTAGAGATTCTGGAGAATGAAATAGAAAAAAAATATAATTTTAAAATAGAAAATCATAGTTTAAAGTTTTATGGTTTATGTGAAGAATGCAAAAGGAATTCTTAA
- a CDS encoding type IV pilus twitching motility protein PilT, with the protein MDLNEMLNKVAEKRASDLHLTVGVPPMIRVNGELTPLGSDILKPDDTKAFTKQILGDESYEKYIENGEIDISYSMSGTGRYRVNIYKQRGSDALALRSVGLAIPSLKSLEMPSILTELSNKKRGLVLITGPTGSGKTTTLAAMINEINASRAQHIITLEDPIEYMHKHNKCIVNQREIGKDSKSYADALRAVLREDPDVILIGEMRDLETISIAITAAETGHLVLSTLHTIGAAKTIDRIIDVFPPHQQQQVRVQLSAVLQGVVSQQLVPTVDGNGRVAALETMIVTPGIQNLIREGRSHQIQSSVQTGSKYGMKTMDMSIVELYKKKIISYETAMLFAVEKDMVERMITL; encoded by the coding sequence ATGGACTTAAATGAAATGCTAAATAAAGTAGCGGAAAAAAGAGCATCGGATTTACACTTGACTGTTGGTGTACCACCAATGATAAGGGTAAATGGGGAATTGACTCCACTTGGTTCTGATATTCTTAAACCAGATGATACAAAAGCTTTTACTAAGCAAATATTAGGCGATGAAAGTTATGAGAAATATATAGAGAATGGGGAAATTGATATTTCATATTCTATGAGTGGTACTGGTAGATATAGAGTAAATATATATAAACAAAGAGGTAGTGATGCTCTAGCTTTAAGATCAGTAGGGCTTGCTATTCCATCTCTTAAATCTTTAGAAATGCCATCTATACTAACGGAACTTTCAAATAAAAAGAGAGGTCTTGTATTAATTACTGGGCCAACTGGTAGTGGTAAAACCACTACGTTAGCTGCGATGATTAATGAAATAAATGCTTCAAGAGCTCAGCATATTATAACTCTTGAAGATCCAATTGAATATATGCATAAACATAATAAATGTATTGTTAATCAAAGAGAAATAGGAAAAGACAGCAAGAGTTATGCAGATGCACTTAGAGCTGTTTTAAGAGAAGACCCGGACGTAATATTGATTGGAGAAATGAGAGATCTAGAAACCATTTCAATTGCTATTACAGCAGCTGAAACAGGACATTTAGTATTATCTACTCTTCATACAATTGGAGCAGCAAAAACAATAGATAGAATAATTGATGTATTTCCTCCACACCAGCAACAGCAAGTTAGAGTTCAGCTTTCAGCAGTACTACAAGGAGTAGTATCACAACAATTGGTTCCAACAGTTGATGGAAATGGTAGAGTAGCAGCGTTAGAAACTATGATTGTTACTCCTGGAATACAGAACCTAATTAGAGAAGGAAGATCACATCAAATTCAATCTTCTGTACAAACAGGAAGTAAATATGGAATGAAGACTATGGATATGTCTATTGTAGAATTATACAAGAAGAAAATCATTTCGTATGAAACAGCCATGTTATTTGCAGTAGAAAAGGATATGGTTGAGAGAATGATTACATTATAA
- the typA gene encoding translational GTPase TypA: MSLYTREDIRNIAIIAHVDHGKTTLVDALFKQSHVYRENEKIQERVMDSNDLEKERGITILSKNTAVMHNGVKINIVDTPGHADFGGEVERVLKMVDSVLLLVDSYEGPMPQTKFVLKKALELHLKPIVVINKIDKPDQRAEEVVDEVIDLFIELGADDDQLEFPVIYASARAGIAKGSMDDESETMEPLFNAILEHVEPPKGELDAPLQMLVTTIDSNEYVGRISVGKIERGSIKKNQNVALIRRDGSISNNKISALFVYDGLKRVETDQASLGDIVAIAGLSDTNIGETIADSANPEALPFVEIDEPTITMNFMVNNSPFAGKEGDFVTSRHLRDRLLKETETNVSLRVEETDQAEVFKVSGRGELHLSILIETMRREGYEFQVSKPSVIVKEEDGVKLEPIERLTIDVPEEFMGAVIEKLGPRKGEMVNMTSAINGYTRIEFDIPSRGLLGYRSEFITDTKGNGIMNSVLKDFEPYRGDIPERSRGSLVAFENGTAITYGLFNAQERGRLFIGAGVDVYGGMIVGECSRAQDIDVNVCKKKHLSNTRSSGADDALKLVPITEMTLEQCIEFVQSDELVEITPKNIRLRKRLLNAEERKRANRS; this comes from the coding sequence ATGAGCCTATATACAAGAGAAGATATAAGAAACATAGCAATAATTGCACACGTTGACCATGGTAAAACTACGTTAGTAGATGCATTATTTAAGCAAAGCCACGTTTACAGAGAAAATGAAAAAATTCAAGAGAGGGTTATGGACTCAAATGATCTTGAAAAAGAAAGAGGAATAACTATTTTATCTAAGAATACAGCAGTAATGCATAATGGAGTTAAAATAAATATAGTAGACACTCCTGGTCATGCTGACTTTGGAGGAGAAGTTGAACGTGTTTTAAAAATGGTAGACAGCGTATTGCTTCTAGTAGACTCATACGAAGGACCAATGCCACAAACTAAATTCGTTCTAAAGAAAGCTTTAGAATTACATTTAAAACCAATTGTTGTTATAAATAAAATAGATAAACCTGACCAAAGGGCAGAAGAAGTTGTTGATGAAGTAATTGATTTATTTATAGAACTTGGTGCTGATGATGATCAATTAGAGTTCCCAGTTATATACGCTTCTGCAAGAGCTGGAATAGCTAAGGGTTCTATGGACGACGAAAGTGAAACTATGGAGCCATTATTCAATGCTATTTTAGAACATGTTGAACCACCAAAGGGAGAATTAGATGCTCCACTTCAAATGTTGGTAACAACTATTGATTCAAATGAATATGTTGGAAGAATTTCAGTTGGAAAAATTGAAAGAGGTTCAATTAAGAAAAATCAAAATGTTGCTCTAATAAGAAGAGACGGTTCAATTTCAAATAACAAAATCTCTGCACTTTTTGTTTATGATGGATTAAAAAGAGTAGAAACTGACCAAGCATCACTTGGTGATATAGTTGCAATTGCTGGATTAAGCGATACAAATATAGGAGAAACTATAGCTGATTCAGCAAATCCAGAAGCACTTCCATTTGTAGAAATTGATGAACCAACTATAACTATGAACTTTATGGTTAATAACTCACCTTTTGCTGGTAAAGAAGGAGATTTTGTTACATCAAGACACTTAAGAGATAGATTACTTAAAGAAACAGAAACAAATGTATCTTTGAGAGTTGAGGAAACAGATCAAGCGGAAGTTTTTAAAGTAAGTGGTAGAGGAGAATTACACTTATCAATACTTATTGAAACTATGAGAAGAGAAGGCTATGAATTCCAAGTTTCAAAACCAAGCGTTATAGTAAAAGAAGAAGATGGAGTAAAACTTGAGCCAATTGAACGTCTTACAATTGATGTTCCAGAAGAATTTATGGGTGCTGTTATAGAAAAACTAGGACCTAGAAAAGGCGAAATGGTCAATATGACTTCAGCAATCAATGGTTATACAAGAATAGAATTTGATATACCATCAAGGGGTTTACTTGGATATAGAAGTGAATTTATAACTGATACAAAGGGTAACGGAATAATGAACTCAGTACTTAAGGACTTTGAACCTTATAGAGGAGATATACCAGAAAGAAGCAGAGGGTCTCTTGTTGCTTTTGAAAACGGAACAGCAATAACTTATGGATTATTCAACGCACAAGAAAGAGGAAGATTATTCATAGGAGCTGGAGTCGATGTATATGGTGGTATGATAGTTGGTGAATGTTCAAGAGCTCAAGATATAGATGTAAATGTTTGTAAGAAAAAACACTTATCAAACACAAGATCATCAGGAGCTGATGATGCTTTAAAACTAGTACCTATTACTGAAATGACTTTAGAACAATGTATTGAATTCGTTCAATCCGATGAATTAGTTGAAATTACACCTAAAAATATTAGACTAAGAAAAAGATTATTAAATGCTGAAGAAAGAAAAAGAGCAAATAGAAGCTAA
- the sigK gene encoding RNA polymerase sporulation sigma factor SigK: protein MLTFSLMNLIVNMTMLSGYISNGNSFPKPLEEEEEKYHLQKLKEGDLLSKSILVERNLRLVAHIVKKYSGVGKDSDELISIGTVGLIKAIDSFNVDKGTRLATYAARCIENELLMLIRNSKKTKGEVYLQDPIGVDKEGNEISLMDVLSSEEDSVIEIVENNMQIAKLYEEIEKCLKGREKTIIQMRYGLINGKPKTQREIALLLGISRSYVSRIEKRALKKLYKYLSVNVNG from the coding sequence TTGTTAACCTTCAGTTTAATGAACTTGATAGTAAATATGACCATGTTATCTGGCTATATTAGTAATGGGAATTCATTCCCTAAGCCTCTAGAAGAAGAAGAGGAGAAATATCATTTACAAAAGCTAAAGGAAGGTGACTTGCTATCTAAAAGTATTTTAGTTGAAAGGAATCTAAGATTAGTTGCACATATTGTGAAAAAATATTCAGGTGTAGGGAAAGATTCAGATGAATTAATATCAATAGGAACTGTTGGCTTAATTAAGGCTATAGACTCCTTTAATGTTGATAAAGGAACAAGACTTGCGACCTATGCAGCAAGATGTATAGAAAATGAACTCTTGATGCTTATAAGAAATAGCAAGAAAACAAAAGGAGAAGTATATTTGCAAGATCCTATAGGTGTTGATAAAGAAGGTAATGAAATTTCGTTAATGGACGTGCTTAGCAGCGAAGAAGATTCAGTTATTGAAATTGTTGAGAATAATATGCAGATAGCTAAACTATATGAAGAGATAGAAAAATGTCTAAAAGGACGAGAAAAAACAATAATCCAAATGAGATATGGACTTATCAATGGAAAGCCAAAGACACAAAGAGAAATAGCACTGCTTTTAGGAATTTCTAGGTCTTACGTTTCTAGAATAGAAAAAAGAGCTCTAAAAAAATTATACAAGTATTTATCAGTAAATGTTAATGGTTAA
- a CDS encoding peptidase U32 family protein encodes MKKPELLAPAGNLDKLKAAINFGADAVYLGGTRLNLRAFADNFTTEELIEGIEFAHSRGKKLYVTLNVIPHNEDLVGIEDYLKELYELGVDAIIAADPGIIMIAQETVPGLEIHLSTQANSVNHKSGVFWHKAGVKRIVIAREMSLKDIKELRETLPETCEIEAFIHGSMCMSYSGRCLLSNYLTGRDSNRGTCAQPCRFKYHLVEEKRPGEYFQITEDEHGTYIMNSKDLCMIEHIEELMESGIDSFKIEGRMKSAYYVASVVKAYREAIDSYLEDPSNYKFNPKWNEYLLKPSHRPYTTGFYFGDDEVKQHYESASYIREFDIVGVVRDFDKDTKIATIEQKNKVYNGDVVEVLVPKGENFTITLADMRNKKGESIESAPSAQMIFTIKCDKELQKDDMLIKSKGDNK; translated from the coding sequence ATGAAGAAACCAGAACTTTTAGCACCAGCTGGTAATTTAGATAAACTTAAAGCTGCTATAAACTTTGGAGCAGATGCAGTGTATTTAGGTGGAACTAGATTAAACTTAAGAGCTTTTGCTGATAATTTTACTACAGAAGAGTTAATTGAAGGTATTGAATTTGCTCATTCAAGAGGTAAAAAGCTTTATGTAACATTAAATGTAATTCCACATAATGAAGATTTGGTTGGAATTGAAGATTATTTAAAAGAATTATATGAATTAGGTGTAGATGCTATAATAGCAGCGGACCCAGGAATTATAATGATTGCTCAAGAAACTGTTCCAGGTTTGGAAATTCATTTAAGCACTCAAGCAAATAGTGTAAATCATAAGTCAGGAGTTTTCTGGCATAAAGCTGGTGTAAAGAGAATTGTTATAGCAAGAGAAATGAGTCTTAAGGATATAAAAGAACTTAGAGAAACCTTACCTGAAACTTGTGAGATTGAAGCCTTTATTCATGGCTCAATGTGCATGTCTTATTCAGGAAGATGCTTGTTATCAAATTATTTAACAGGAAGAGATTCAAATAGAGGTACATGTGCACAACCATGCAGGTTCAAGTATCATTTAGTTGAAGAAAAAAGACCTGGGGAATATTTTCAGATAACAGAAGATGAACACGGAACATACATTATGAACTCTAAAGATTTATGCATGATTGAACATATAGAGGAATTAATGGAATCAGGGATTGATTCCTTTAAAATTGAAGGAAGAATGAAGAGTGCATACTATGTTGCTTCAGTGGTTAAAGCTTATAGAGAGGCAATAGATAGTTATCTTGAAGATCCTTCAAATTATAAATTTAATCCAAAATGGAATGAATATCTTTTAAAACCTAGTCATAGACCATATACAACTGGTTTTTATTTTGGTGATGATGAAGTAAAACAGCATTATGAAAGTGCTTCTTATATTAGGGAGTTCGATATTGTAGGTGTTGTTAGAGATTTTGATAAGGATACTAAAATTGCTACAATTGAACAGAAGAACAAAGTATACAATGGTGATGTTGTAGAAGTGCTAGTTCCAAAGGGGGAAAACTTTACCATTACTTTAGCTGATATGAGAAACAAAAAAGGAGAAAGTATCGAGAGTGCTCCTTCTGCACAAATGATTTTTACAATTAAATGTGACAAGGAACTTCAAAAGGATGATATGCTTATAAAAAGTAAGGGTGATAACAAATGA